Proteins encoded within one genomic window of Camelina sativa cultivar DH55 chromosome 19, Cs, whole genome shotgun sequence:
- the LOC104763883 gene encoding tyrosine--tRNA ligase, chloroplastic/mitochondrial-like, which translates to MAYATGMTLASRSILPICSRSLSSPLRVASLLVFTEISSSTFFRRVQVPHFYSTSTTPLFSSAKCSVQSTSSPETVSQAVSRPNVVDILEERGLLESITSNNLRSACSDPKVTPLRVYCGFDPTAESLHLGNLLGIIVLSWFQRCGHQAVGLIGGATGRVGDPSGKSLERPELDADTLEKNIAGIKKIIIKILGSNPSSSSSYMILNNYDWWKDMTMLEFLNKVGRFARVGTMMAKESVKKRLESEQGMSYTEFTYQLLQAYDFLHLFKNEGINVQIGGSDQWGNITAGTDLIRKILQTEEAAYGLTFPLLLKNDGTKFGKSEDGAIWLSPSMLSPYKFYQYFFSVPDVDVIRFLKTLTFLSLDDIKILEDQMSKPGYVPNTAQIKLAEEVTRFVHGEEGLKEAIKATEALRPGAETKLDWNLIERIAEDIPSCSLSIDRVSGSSIVDLSVSAGLFESKSAARRMLKQGGFYMNNERVDDENKRVEEEDIVEGKGLVLSAGKKNKVVVRIS; encoded by the coding sequence ATGGCATATGCAACAGGAATGACTCTTGCTTCAAGGAGTATCTTGCCTATTTGTTCCAGGAGCTTATCATCTCCCTTACGTGTCGCTTCTTTACTTGTTTTTACTGAGATATCCTCCTCCACTTTCTTCAGAAGGGTCCAAGTTCCTCACTTTTACTCCACTTCTACTACTCCTCTGTTCTCCTCTGCTAAGTGCTCAGTTCAATCTACTTCATCTCCTGAGACAGTAAGTCAAGCTGTTTCTCGCCCTAATGTAGTCGATATACTTGAAGAAAGAGGACTCCTCGAGTCAATCACTAGCAATAATCTCAGGTCTGCTTGTTCTGATCCTAAAGTAACTCCTCTAAGGGTCTACTGCGGATTTGATCCGACTGCTGAGAGTTTACACTTGGGTAATCTACTTGGTATCATTGTGCTTTCTTGGTTCCAAAGATGTGGACATCAAGCCGTTGGTTTAATTGGTGGTGCCACGGGACGGGTTGGTGATCCATCTGGTAAAAGCCTCGAAAGACCTGAGCTTGACGCTGATACACTGGAGAAAAACATTGCGgggattaaaaaaatcattatcaagATTCTTGGTAGTAATCCAAGTTCCAGCAGCTCTTATATGATTCTTAATAACTATGACTGGTGGAAAGATATGACAATGCTCGAATTTTTGAATAAAGTCGGTAGGTTTGCTAGGGTTGGTACTATGATGGCAAAGGAGAGTGTTAAGAAGAGATTAGAATCAGAACAAGGTATGAGCTACACCGAGTTCACTTATCAGTTGTTGCAAGCCTATGATTTTCTTCACCTGTTCAAGAACGAAGGGATCAATGTTCAGATAGGTGGCAGTGATCAATGGGGGAATATAACAGCTGGAACTGATTTGATCAGGAAGATTCTCCAAACAGAAGAAGCAGCTTACGGGCTAACGTTTCCTCTCCTATTGAAAAACGACGGGACGAAATTCGGGAAATCAGAAGATGGAGCAATCTGGCTCTCTCCTTCGATGCTATCGCCTTATAAGTTCTATCAGTACTTCTTCTCAGTTCCAGACGTTGATGTGATACGTTTCTTAAAGACCCTAACTTTTCTGAGTTTGGATGATATAAAGATCTTAGAAGATCAAATGAGCAAACCCGGGTATGTTCCTAACACTGCCCAAATCAAACTCGCTGAAGAAGTAACCAGATTTGTACATGGTGAAGAGGGTTTGAAGGAAGCCATAAAAGCAACAGAAGCTTTAAGACCAGGAGCTGAGACAAAGCTTGATTGGAACTTGATTGAGAGAATAGCAGAGGATATACCTTCTTGCTCACTGTCTATTGATCGAGTCTCGGGTTCATCTATTGTGGATCTATCGGTTTCTGCGGGTTTGTTTGAGAGCAAATCTGCTGCGAGGAGAATGTTGAAGCAAGGTGGGTTTTATATGAACAATGAGAGAGTGGATGATGAGAATaagagagttgaagaagaagatattgttGAAGGGAAAGGTCTTGTTCTTTCTGCAGGCAAGAAGAATAAAGTGGTCGTTAGAAtttcctga
- the LOC104763884 gene encoding nijmegen breakage syndrome 1 protein isoform X2 — MVWGLFPVDPLSGEDKYYIFTKGIYKIGRKGCDIIINKDKGVSRIHAELTFDATAVSTSRRNKSSDETSSFVIRVKDCSKYGTFVKTDLGPKEKVHELPDKEKILKDGDVITFGTGSATYRFSLVPLVFYFCPSSETFKVDQSVQDAVSSIGAHVSPTLSEECTHVLLEPRMQVNEALVKAILAKKPIILTNWVKLLAEKRICSEIPGYSQYRPSVMIEEALVDVVELNVREKCLEGFTFVLEPVDMYIFGCSFPSLLKVCGAETVTIADISSMSQDSQYGEINRIICVIPKSSGDKFGRLKHLSLLSRVNEMDLVCAVFSGNLSSTSLILPSVVISSSCSTDETVVADSDAEEEETTSSVHMIDATEKAETPEKPAAIIIEDSPVTILEETMNLNDFKTVNLLADTENRGLIDEKNSGDSVTIRRDRNDEAETGNSEIIYTQDLIVRDLRPTRKVHSTGEEGVVDFKRFRKGNVTCRNSFGSLIPFAKDPYKEYDSGDVTDFMKEEKKRKQMEAIAEDLFNTEKARKRGTAGSIRGFLTRG; from the exons ATGGTTTGGGGTCTCTTTCCCGTTGATCCACTTTCAG GTGAAGATAAATACTATATCTTTACAAAGGGGATTTACAAGATTGGCCGAAAGG GATGTGATATAATTATCAATAAGGATAAGGGGGTATCTAGGATCCACGCAGAGTTAACTTTTGATGCAACAGCTGTTTCAACCTCTCGGAGGAACAAGTCTTCTGATGAAACCTCCTCATTTGTTATCCGTGTCAAAGATTGCTCAAAGTATGGGACTTTTGTCAAAACTGACCTGGGGCCAAAAGAAAAAGTTCATGAGCTACCTGATAAGGAGAAAATTCTCAAAGATGGAGATGTTATCACGTTTGGTACAGGTTCAGCAACTTACAG GTTTTCCTTAGTTCCGCTTGTATTTTACTTCTGCCCTTCCTCTGAGACCTTTAAGGTGGATCAGTCGGTACAAGATGCAGTTTCATCAATTG GTGCTCATGTTTCTCCTACTTTGAGTGAGGAGTGCACTCATGTGCTTCTTGAACCTCGTATGCAAGTGAATGAAGCTCTGGTCAAGGCAATTTTAGCCAAAAAACCAATCATTTTGACAAATTGGGTGAAG CTTCTCGCAGAGAAACGTATCTGCAGCGAAATTCCTGGATACAGCCA GTACAGACCATCAGTGATGATTGAAGAAGCTCTGGTGGATGTAGTAGAATTAAACGTCCGTGAAAAATGTCTAGAAGGATTTACCTTTGTGTTGGAGCCAGTAGACATG TACATATTTGGTTGCAGCTTCCCATCTTTACTTAAAGTATGTGGTGCAGAGACTGTTACCATAGCAGACATTAGCTCCATGAGTCAG GATTCTCAGTATGGAGAAATTAATCGCATAATATGTGTCATCCCGAAAAGTTCAGGAGACAAATTTGGCCGTTTGAAGCATCTCAGTCTGTTATCTAGAGTGAACGAGATGGATTTAGTATGCGCAGTCTTTTCCGGAAATCTATCTTCGACTTCACTGATACTACCTTCCG TTGTAATTTCATCTTCGTGCTCTACGGATGAGACAGTGGTAGCGGATTCTGATGCCgaagaggaagaaacaacaTCGTCTGTTCATATGATTGATGCTACTGAAAAGGCAGAAACACCAGAGAAGCCTGCTGCTATTATAATAGAGGATAGTCCTGTTACGATATTGGAAGAAACTATgaatttgaatgattttaaaaccGTAAACTTATTAGCAGATACTGAAAATAGAGGCCTCATCGACGAAAAGAACTCAGGTGATAGTGTGACAATCCGAAGGGATCGGAATGATGAGGCTGAAACTGGGAACTCGGAGATTATATACACTCAAGATCTAATTGTTAGGGACTTGCGACCAACTAGAAAAGTTCattctacaggagaggaaggaGTTGTGGACTTCAAGCGATTCAGAAAG ggAAATGTTACATGCAGAAACAGCTTCGGTAGCCTAATACCTTTTGCAAAGGATCCATACAA AGAATACGACAGCGGGGACGTGACAGATTTtatgaaagaagagaagaaaaggaagcaGATGGAAGCCATTGCAGAGGACTTGTTTAACACAGAAAAG GCTAGAAAGCGTGGAACGGCTGGTTCCATTCGCGGGTTTCTCACTCGAGGTTGA
- the LOC104763884 gene encoding nijmegen breakage syndrome 1 protein isoform X1, which yields MVWGLFPVDPLSGEDKYYIFTKGIYKIGRKGCDIIINKDKGVSRIHAELTFDATTVSTSRRNKSSDETSSFVIRVKDCSKYGTFVKTDLGPKEKVHELPDKEKILKDGDVITFGTGSATYRFSLVPLVFYFCPSSETFKVDQSVQDAVSSIGAHVSPTLSEECTHVLLEPRMQVNEALVKAILAKKPIILTNWVKLLAEKRICSEIPGYSQYRPSVMIEEALVDVVELNVREKCLEGFTFVLEPVDMYIFGCSFPSLLKVCGAETVTIADISSMSQDSQYGEINRIICVIPKSSGDKFGRLKHLSLLSRVNEMDLVCAVFSGNLSSTSLILPSVVISSSCSTDETVVADSDAEEEETTSSVHMIDATEKAETPEKPAAIIIEDSPVTILEETMNLNDFKTVNLLADTENRGLIDEKNSGDSVTIRRDRNDEAETGNSEIIYTQDLIVRDLRPTRKVHSTGEEGVVDFKRFRKGNVTCRNSFGSLIPFAKDPYKEYDSGDVTDFMKEEKKRKQMEAIAEDLFNTEKARKRGTAGSIRGFLTRG from the exons ATGGTTTGGGGTCTCTTTCCCGTTGATCCACTTTCAG GTGAAGATAAATACTATATCTTTACAAAGGGGATTTACAAGATTGGCCGAAAGG GATGTGATATAATTATCAATAAGGATAAGGGGGTATCTAGGATCCACGCAGAGTTAACTTTTGATGCAACAACTGTTTCAACCTCTCGGAGGAACAAGTCTTCTGATGAAACCTCCTCATTTGTTATCCGTGTCAAAG ATTGCTCAAAGTATGGGACTTTTGTCAAAACTGACCTGGGGCCAAAAGAAAAAGTTCATGAGCTACCTGATAAGGAGAAAATTCTCAAAGATGGAGATGTTATCACGTTTGGTACAGGTTCAGCAACTTACAG GTTTTCCTTAGTTCCGCTTGTATTTTACTTCTGCCCTTCCTCTGAGACCTTTAAGGTGGATCAGTCGGTACAAGATGCAGTTTCATCAATTG GTGCTCATGTTTCTCCTACTTTGAGTGAGGAGTGCACTCATGTGCTTCTTGAACCTCGTATGCAAGTGAATGAAGCTCTGGTCAAGGCAATTTTAGCCAAAAAACCAATCATTTTGACAAATTGGGTGAAG CTTCTCGCAGAGAAACGTATCTGCAGCGAAATTCCTGGATACAGCCA GTACAGACCATCAGTGATGATTGAAGAAGCTCTGGTGGATGTAGTAGAATTAAACGTCCGTGAAAAATGTCTAGAAGGATTTACCTTTGTGTTGGAGCCAGTAGACATG TACATATTTGGTTGCAGCTTCCCATCTTTACTTAAAGTATGTGGTGCAGAGACTGTTACCATAGCAGACATTAGCTCCATGAGTCAG GATTCTCAGTATGGAGAAATTAATCGCATAATATGTGTCATCCCGAAAAGTTCAGGAGACAAATTTGGCCGTTTGAAGCATCTCAGTCTGTTATCTAGAGTGAACGAGATGGATTTAGTATGCGCAGTCTTTTCCGGAAATCTATCTTCGACTTCACTGATACTACCTTCCG TTGTAATTTCATCTTCGTGCTCTACGGATGAGACAGTGGTAGCGGATTCTGATGCCgaagaggaagaaacaacaTCGTCTGTTCATATGATTGATGCTACTGAAAAGGCAGAAACACCAGAGAAGCCTGCTGCTATTATAATAGAGGATAGTCCTGTTACGATATTGGAAGAAACTATgaatttgaatgattttaaaaccGTAAACTTATTAGCAGATACTGAAAATAGAGGCCTCATCGACGAAAAGAACTCAGGTGATAGTGTGACAATCCGAAGGGATCGGAATGATGAGGCTGAAACTGGGAACTCGGAGATTATATACACTCAAGATCTAATTGTTAGGGACTTGCGACCAACTAGAAAAGTTCattctacaggagaggaaggaGTTGTGGACTTCAAGCGATTCAGAAAG ggAAATGTTACATGCAGAAACAGCTTCGGTAGCCTAATACCTTTTGCAAAGGATCCATACAA AGAATACGACAGCGGGGACGTGACAGATTTtatgaaagaagagaagaaaaggaagcaGATGGAAGCCATTGCAGAGGACTTGTTTAACACAGAAAAG GCTAGAAAGCGTGGAACGGCTGGTTCCATTCGCGGGTTTCTCACTCGAGGTTGA